The genomic window AAAGtactattatatttatatttatgtttgaGAACATAAAAAACAACCGaccttagctcagttggtagagcgGAGGACTGTAGTCGGCTTGCTAAGCAACAGATAATCCTTAGGTCACTGGTTCGAATCCGGTAGGTcggaattgattttttttttattcgtaTCCAAACTCAAAATGACATATCTAACCCTGACTTTTCATCTGAAATTACACTATTATCCTTCTTTCCCCAACCTTCTTCTACTTCTTCTCTCTACCTGGTTCTGTAAATCGACGCACTACGCAACCGTATCAACTCTTCTCATTGATTTTTGTATCAACAATGGTATTATAGTAATAATTCCTTTAATCAATGATTTTCTCATTCTGTTTCCGCGATCAATTTTTTTCTGAATAACtgaaattgaatttgttttttttaggtTTGCTTGGTTTGTTTGGTTCCCCTATTTCTGATCCCAATTGTTAATTTCCTCCCTCTTCTCTTTGATTTTCTCATGGTATCTTACACAACAccactaattattattttgattttacttAATTATGCATTTGTGATtctatttttagttttctttttctgttttcagGGAAAAATCTATGGGGTTTTTGGTTGGGAGTACAGAAAACCAGAGAGAGTTCCTCCAGCATGTCCAATTAAGCCTTCAAACAAAACTATTACTAAAGTGAGTCAATtcgtaattttttatttttttattattatttttttttatgaagtgTTTGATATCTGTGTTGCTTTTTGTGGATCTATGTGAACATTGtggatgaattgttgattttaAAAGATGTCTTCTATTTATTTGAGCATTGAGGAGAagctaaaagatttgatttgaGGGTTTCTTTGATTAAGTTAAAATTATTAGATGAACTAATGCCTGCCTGCCTGAACTGAAGACTTAAGTGCTTATGTATGAATGAGTGTTTCTATGCACTTCGAGGTTCTATAAGTTGATTGATATTTTGTGTCAATAGCATTAACTTAAATATTAGAAGATACAAGATCATCTGTGCTAGAAATTTTGAACGATTTTAGTGACTGTCGAGAATCCTTTCAATATCTTTTTGTAGAAGTCTTTACTGGAGACATAGTATTGTGGAATAGTGATTGAGCAAAATAATGTTTTGCGTTCTGCTATTAATTCCACACTCCTTTGTTTATTTTGAACTAATTAACACATTATGGATTGATTTTACTTGTCATTGCCGAGATCAGattccaatttttttcttcaaaaagttataactttataaaaaaaaattggtgtctTGTTCTGAAAGGTGTCACCGATAATGTGATAATTTGAACTTTAAATGTTGATGTCTTTACCTTTTTGTACTAGTCTCTAGTCCATGTTTAACTGGTGACTCAGATTCAAAGAAGTTCAACATTGTGACTAAAATTAGGAAAAGAGGAAAACCCAATCCTAATAAATTCCTTAGTTTTGTTTAAGATTTCATGACCTGGTGGCGCCTTTGTGGTGAAGATAATTGTTTCATTATTTTCAGCTTTAAATTCTTGTGCTGTATTTTAACTGATAGTATTAGAGAGAGAATAGGAGTAGCAACTATTGTAGAAATGACAGTTGAATTTCGACTTAGTTGGGTTGGACATGTGTTGAGGAAATTTGTAGATTCCATTGTAAAGAGAGTAGATAAGATGGAGGGCTATCCAATTGCTAGAGGTAGTGTAGAGAAAAACTATAGGAAGCCAATGGTTTGGCTATAGATATGATTTACGATAAAATCTTATCGCATTATTTGATCAATGTAGTCAATCCTACTTAATAGGATTACCTTGATTGCTGCTGTTTTATAACTGATAGTGCTGTAAGTTTTGTTGGGTTATGAAGTATATAGTTGGTGAAATGAATAAGAATTTTTTTGCATTAGAAGCGAGGACATTTCCCCTATGCTTTACTTTTATTGTTAGTTTGGTATATCATACATAATTATTAGGGGGTTGGTCACCTCAGGAATAATTCTAGCGTTGTTCAAATATCCATTGTCGATAATGACATTTCGTTTGCTTGTCATGTGTTTGTGTTACCAATATTCCCAATTGAGAAGAAATTCGTTCGTTgtcctttattttatctttcttaAAGATGGATTCCGTATGAAGGATTAATTCTTTAAACAACCAGATATTAATCCTCCGGTTGTCCTTGTTGAACTTTGCTGCTCCACAAATGCATGGGTTATTGTTTGGGCGTTTGCATCATGCATCCGGTGAATAATATTTGTGTTCGTGAATGTGTGTGCTTGCAAAAAATTGTGTTGATGTTTTAATGTGTGAAGCTTCTACAAATGTAAATATTACCTGAAGTACAAATCTCAATGTTATATCAGGATGAGGCAAATGCTGGACCACCTCCGACAGAACCTGCCAAACCTGGAAGTGTAGATTTAAAGCAGGATTAATCTGGGGTAGCTTCTCTACAACAAGGTTtgatagaaaaagaaagaaaaattatcaCATCTGATGGTTCATATCTGTAACTTATATTATAGGTAATGTTGTTGTCATTCTCATCATCATATTACTTGAGATCATTTATAATACAAATTGgtagcttttttttttggaaaaaatgtTGGTAGCTTTATATTGATGagtttttttcttccaattttcaAAGATAACTCGtcaatataaattcaattataaTAGTTTGCCCTCAATTTTTGCATGTAAAACCTATATAACATTGGGTCTTGATTTTCACGGTCATTCCAAAAAAGGGAAGATCGTTTGGAACTTTGTAAGGAATGTTGTGTGAAACAACAGCACATGAgaatttccttttctttttacacAAGAGACTTATTTGTATTTAACATTTCagtatcattaaaaaataaaggaaaaacaaTATCCATTATCCAAATTATTGCTACTTGACTGTTATTGACCTTttctaaacaaaaacaaaacatcaaaattcCAACATAAAAATTGAAACCAAGAGTTACTAAGGTTCATGACAAACACATTAAATGAACATATAAATCATGGTTAAAACAAATACCCTAAAAAAGGAAATCTACTTGAAAACACGGTTGGAAGCAGTAAGTAGTAGATTGTCATCTTGAAAGAATCAAATCTATCAATGGGTGTGGTTGtattgtctttattttatttttttgaaacattgtATTGTCTTCATTAAATCCGTCTTATTTTCACTTTCAGTCTATTTCCTATCTTTCTTCAGGGCATCTATATGTGTTATTTCTCAAATTGAAACCTTCGGGGTGATAGTGGGTTGAGTTTCTGTTAGGTACGGGGTTTGGGCCAAATAGAGATTTGGTTACAATTTGTTTATGTGGCAAATCTATTAGATAGAAAACATAATTATATCACAAAAGTGCAGTTCACAACAATGAGGCGATCATTGGGAGGTCTAGGTTTTAGTGATTTACTTGGTGTCAATAAGAGGGTGGGACCATACCAACAAACATGGTTTTCACAAAGGTTAAGAAAGTTGGTCGGAGATGGGAAAATTTGTGGCTGGTTAGTGTGACTCTAAGGGAATGTCTTAACTGTCTATTGTGGATGGTAAAGGAGAGTGGCTTTGGAGATAGGAGGGAGCtctatttcaaattttcaatgagAAAACATATGTTAGTGGAGTGCATAGTAGTgttaaattattcataacataaTTTTGAAGTAGATGGCAAGTGGTTGTGGAGTGAAGGAAGGGGAGTCATGTTTTGGCATAAGATGGATAGAGTTTTAATGGGTGGATTGGTTCAAGTAATGTCTGCGTTAGACAATAATATTTTGAGTAATATCATTTGACTTCAAATTATCTTTGTGTATATGGAGATTGATTCAAGAAAACTTGATCAAAACTGGAGTAACTGATTTGGAGGTGGAAAGTTGTGGGAAAATGCGATAAACTAGAATTAGTcaatcacttatttatttatttatttatttatttatttcttgagTGTTTGTTTTACTCTATTGAGTAGAATGAGATCTTTTAAATGGTTTGATGTATATACTGTGATGAGCAGCAAAGCTAAAGAACACTTTGGTTAGTGAATAGAGGTTCATTGCAATCTTTGTGCGTGAGTGATTTGGAAATCAAGGAATAAAACGTTTTCAAGCAGAAGCCAGAAAGACAATGAGATTAAATTGTTGGTAGAGGATGTAAAAgtataagtaaaagtaaaagCATTTGATTTTGAAATATCTCTGGTTATGGTTGACAGTAAAAGCATTTGATTTTGAAATATCTCTGGTTATGGTTGACAGTAAAAGCATTTGATTTTGAATATCTCTGGTGTACGAATCCCCTTTATTGCTTTGGGTTAGTGCTTTAGAATTAGGATAGTGGTTATTCAAGCTGGAACAAGTTGTATTGGATAGTAGTAAAACCGAGGCTTAATAGAATGAAAGGTTGTTGAAGTTATGTGCAAAATGTTAACTTTTTACATCTGTTGTACTGTTTTTTTACCAAGTCTTTCTGTAATGTTTTACTGCAAATTGTGTGATCAGATTTGATAAAATAAGAGCATGCTCTCTACCAAAGTCACTTAGAGAGAGTTTATGAAATGTGTTGGTTTGATAGAATAGTATGTTTGTGATGGGAGGGTTGCAATTGTAATTGATGTATTGAGGTTGGCTGCTACATAAGCCAATATATAGTTTTAGGTGGTAAGTGTATTGGCTAATTGGCTTTGATGTGGTTCTGTCATGAACCGGTGTATGATTTATGGCCTAATCGTAGCATCAGTTGAATTATGGATTGTCATGAACCGGTGTATGATTTATGGCCTAATCGTAGCATCAGTTGAATTATGGATTATTGTGTGATTACAAAAAGAAACTTTGTCCTGCGTCAAGACTAAGGCTCATCCTGAAGGAACTCCACACCCAAAATTCATCATCACACATGTATCATCCTTCGAAGGATGATCTCCGTTCAGAGGGCAACCTACCAATTACGACGAGAATCACTCGGCCTCAATGGGATTTTCTCCCTAATTCTTCTCATGAGCTCTACTATATAAGGACCTCCACACTCGAAGCATAATTTcttataggcttaaatgcaattttagtcTCCcaagtttcataattgtgcaATTTTAGTCCCCCAAATTTCTTTTGAGCAATTTTAGTCCCTcaagtttcataattgtgcaATTTTAAAGTCCCTTGTTCACATGTGGTTAGATTGATGTGAAGTCTATTAACATACACCTTATACACCTAATCGTCTCTTGCATTCTCATCTCCCTCGTTCTTTCTCTACGAACCAATCACACTCTCAACCcagtttctctttctctctgccTTCTTTTCATCTCCCTCACTTTCTTCTCTACCATGAAATTAAAATGGGTCAcctgaaattttgaaaaaagatAACAAATTAGCTTTAAAATTAAGAGAAGTGATGAACCAAATATAAACCCAATGGAAACAATGGAACCGTGAGAAGAGTTCTTCAACACAACAACATAGACACAACAACTCAAAAACAGATCAACCATAGAAACCCAAACGCAGCAACACAGTGAAAGAGTGGAAATTGTGAGGTATGCTAGTGAGAAAGGTGAACCATGATGATGACGACTATGAGAATTTTGCAGGTAAAATACAATTGAATCCGACCAAATTAACATTTGGATTTTCAACTTTGATGcatttttttaggaaaaaatcAGTGCATGTTTGTGTTGTTTGGTGTGGTTCGATGCATCAAAGGAAGAAGAAGGCAATGAGAAAGAGAATCTCGGTTGAGCGGATAGGTTGGTCAGAGAAAGAATTTGGGGGAGTTGGGAAGAGAAGATATGATTATTAGGTATAGACAGTGCATGTTAATATCATAGACCTTTCAACAAATCCAACCACGTAAAGTATGAGGCTTTAAAATtgcacaattatgaaacttgAGTGACTAAATTGCTCAAAAGAAATTTGAGGGCCTAAAATTACACAATTATAAAACTTGAGGgactaaaattgcatttaagcttTCTTATAACCGCCTTCTGTCTTTGAAAATGTGCATTTGGTTGCATAGAGAAATGAAGAGTTGATTGAAGATAAAAAACCTTGAGGTCAAGGAGAAAGATAAGATTGTCAAATACGAGAGTAAGTGAACTCGTTTtgtttatgtgatttttttttgtcaagtagtatagtggctagaaaattcaccatttgatgcgtttgattcgtaaaacagcaagaaTTGGACAAAACAGCACAAGacaaaacaagataatacaggacaggacaaaactgtaccggatAGATATATGacgataaatatttttatattcgaaaataaaaaagggtatttttgtattttttatatttgtactgtggacaaaaagttgtcatgtggtttagtgagggacaaaaaatcttgtttttgtcttgttccttgctacctaatttgtccagtttgataaccaatttcaaatcaaacagagtacaacaaaagttgttcaaTCCAGTCTCCcgttttttagcagatcaaacacacttttaaggtggataagtgggatgaccgtaGAGATTTGAGATTTACCTCATTAAAataatgtcaaaaaaatatatacatgacatataatcttatataattttctcaaaaaaaaaaaaaaaaaaacttatagaaTACAGTAAATGCAGTCCTGACCTTTCACACATGCAACCAGACTccattatttgtgtttttttttttcacagaATATTTGGGGGTTGTATATGCATATGCAGCTATATATTGAgaccctaaaaaaaatataacatgcaTATGTAGTGCAGCCATATATGTTATCTTTTAATCTATCTTTGTTCAACAAATTTTGCCCTCCTCTCAACACAAAATTGAGAACATGCATATTCAGCCGTGAATGGATCCTCTCACTGTCAGAGTCACAGTCACATTCTCTCACCAcacatgaatattttttatgttaattataaggatgcctattttttatttacaatttaaatgaaaattattcttttctactttttggtatttttattaAGGGTCATTATTCGAGCCACTAAATAGTTGGACCGACCTTAAATAAATGCATTGTTGATTCAAAAATTCAActcaatcattaaaaaaaaatgatatgaaCAAAAGCAGATTaataaagaagagaaaaatcAAATGTGAAAACTTTTTTAAATGAGTTTATTCAAGTTCGCGTGTCCATCAAATGGAAACCCAAATAATGCCTCTTGTGGGGGTATTTTTAGGAATTATTCTGCAAAATTTGTATTTGGTTTTGCTGAACCTGTAGGTATTACCACTTCCTACTTTGTTGAACTTTGTGGAGCAATGAGGGCTTTTGAAATTGCTTCTCAAAAGAATTGGCACAATATCTGGATTGAAACTGACTCCACTTTGGTTGTTTCAGCTTTTCAAAATCCTGATAAACCAGTTTTTTGGTCTCTAAGTAACAGATGGAAAAATGTTCTCCACTTGGCAAAATCCATGAATTTCATTGTCACTCACATCTTTAGAGAAGAGAATCAAGTGGCTGATCTTATGACTAACCCTGGTCTTACTTTAATTTCGATAGCATATTTGCAAGAAGCTCCTTTGTTTATTAGGGACTGTTTTGATAAAAACAAGTTAGGTATACCTTGTTTTAGATTATGCTCTTGTTAATGGAGTTTTGGTTTGGTCCCTTACATGTAATTTGTTTTTTCAGTTTGTTTGCTTAATATATTTTCGGGTGGAGTGCGTTTTGACTCCacctcttttgtttttttttttttaaaaaaaagtttacgtGTCCATCCAAGTAAATTGGATTCATTTCCGAGTTTACTAAAATCTGAATTTACATATGAATCAACTCGAGATTAGCAATGTATcaatttggtaaaaaataacttatggcTGATGGCTGATAGTTTCTAGCTGATATGCTGATTGaaatatttggtaaaattagcggttcaactgactgacaaatgtaaaatgacataaaagaacatctttatttcaataattttctttttatcaaattaatattatttaagatacttaagaatttaatattttaagtttattttattttttttacaatattttaagtttattaattcaataaatatatctttcaaatattattattaaacaaatttttatatgctgaattttaatttttttttggagctGATAtactttatcaaaaaataacaacaaaatctattcacaatatagtataatggttaattatagtaaggtacgatcttgtccaacaaaatatcATAGCTGTTttcatttaggtggttgaagtcgacgagtatTACGTTTGCTTTAAACTACCaaagctggtggtctagtcctctACTTTGTTTGTGCCTTGTATGACTTTTGTATatgtttttgattgtttgattctcttgtaaacttttgtagtctacctcggtactgttggaacaaaattgatttaaaaatatttgcccctaaatctattaaggttttgatgataacaaagtattaatgtacaattggagatactaaaaatttattttaagtgtgcagaacttagatacagacaagctctgaagaaGGCTCAGAAGTTAAGTTCTCAGAGTTTCGCAagaactcagaagataagaatcttcagaagttatatgcgtcagaggatgaagacatcagaacttGTTAAAGTCTGAAGTTAATCAAACTCTGATGTATATCTTGGTTTGTGTGAAGATTCGtatttgaaggtcaactctcttaccaatgaagaaaaggacctctcaactttgatcagaacagctacttacattttgtctgtccatAAAGGAGAACGTGACTTGTCTGActtcttagctgaataaggaaagttttctctgcacatggtcaaagttgctgaaactcttactcagttttagaaacgaccaaactgcatcaagacaggtgcatgaagacaaaaggttatcttcaacaacggtcatctttgcaacgactctttctcagttatatatatactagaagaatcagatTGCAAAATATAACAATTACTACACACGCTCGAACAATTTCTCATttgcgaatacaagctctgaacctctgaactcgTGATTTtcactcttagtccaaatactctGTAGTTTTATATACTCACTGTATTTGATCTtaaaggttctcttaagagcatttgtattaCAATCAACGAACTTTATTTACTTCGTTagattgtggtgaagtctcttgctgtgtgcttgagcaattgtaatcttgtgtgattatagtgaaatcccttggaagtgcaaggggactggactactctcgttttatGAGAGGAACCAATATAAATTTGTTGTGTGCTTTTCTCTCCCTCTGATCTTGTTATTGTTTGTGcttttatccgctgcgaacttagttgagttaagaactttgaaaaagttttaacttagctaaaacacaattcaacccccccttcttgtgttttcacacctttaGGTACGTCTTGTGCTAGGGAGGCTGATTtagttaatatatctcattttggcttgttcaaaaaaattatagtaagatacgttgtttcaaaaaaaaaaatatagcaagGTACGTAcctatgaattgataaaaaaataatatgctttagccttcatatttgaaaatagataataaggCAACGTTAAAACATACAATATACATGCGATTTTAAAAGAAACAACGTTAAAacatgcatttatttattttattttaaattctaatgataataaattataaaatgtaaatatggattttagttaaaataataagggtaaaagaggaagaaaaaata from Trifolium pratense cultivar HEN17-A07 linkage group LG1, ARS_RC_1.1, whole genome shotgun sequence includes these protein-coding regions:
- the LOC123902657 gene encoding uncharacterized protein LOC123902657: MVCLVCLVPLFLIPIVNFLPLLFDFLMGKIYGVFGWEYRKPERVPPACPIKPSNKTITKDEANAGPPPTEPAKPGSVDLKQD